The following proteins are encoded in a genomic region of Gemmatimonadota bacterium:
- the speA gene encoding biosynthetic arginine decarboxylase: MNPRLTDAAPEAPAPPAPWTVERAEELYRLREWGKGYFGISSRGTIEIYPRKDPAHSIDLHEIVLGLEERGFEPPLLIRISDLLDHRMRELRSAFDEAIRQVEYRAGYTCVYPIKVNQQRHVCEEIRDLGAELGFGLEAGSIPELLAVLALTTGHEQMPIICNGFKDHEFIEMAILATKLGRHIIPVVERFHELELIIRYAQRYRVRPRIGMRVKLSAKGVGRWEHSAGVRGKFGLSVSEILRGIELLRTHDMLDCLQLLHCHIGSQVFDIRSIKNAVSELAHVYCGMVKQGAPMGYLDLGGGMGVDYDGSQSASESSINYTVQEYATDVVYRVQTVCDDAGVAHPHLVTESGRALVAYSSVLVCDVLGARQMDARIDVQALHTLVETEGDDVPQPLLDLLDVYERVGTSGLVELYHDASHAREEAMTLFGLGYMSLPVRAATEELFWAIGRSLLDRGGTELPDELSELPSLLGDIYFCNFSIFQSVPDSWGIDQIFPIVPVHRLDEEPTRRGVLADLTCDSDGKIDRFVDPYEDKRTLELHELRPLPGTGNGQPDTEPYYLGVFLVGAYQEILGDLHNLLGDTHAVHVRIDADGQPVIEEVVEGDSVEEVLRYVQYDPPLMKQALRRDVERAIRDRRLTVQEGRHFLSVYDAGLEGYTYLETDDE, encoded by the coding sequence ATGAACCCACGCCTCACCGACGCCGCTCCCGAAGCCCCCGCCCCGCCCGCGCCCTGGACCGTGGAGCGCGCGGAGGAGCTGTATCGGCTCCGTGAATGGGGCAAGGGCTACTTCGGGATCTCCTCGCGCGGCACCATCGAGATCTATCCGCGGAAGGACCCGGCCCACAGCATCGACCTCCACGAGATCGTGCTCGGGCTCGAGGAGCGCGGGTTCGAGCCGCCCCTGCTGATCCGCATCTCGGACCTCCTCGATCACCGCATGCGCGAGCTGCGCAGCGCCTTCGACGAGGCCATCCGCCAGGTGGAGTACCGGGCGGGCTACACGTGCGTGTACCCGATCAAGGTCAACCAGCAGCGCCATGTCTGCGAGGAGATCCGCGACCTGGGCGCCGAGCTGGGCTTCGGCCTGGAGGCGGGCTCGATCCCGGAGCTGCTGGCCGTGCTGGCGCTGACGACCGGGCACGAGCAGATGCCGATCATCTGCAACGGCTTCAAGGATCACGAGTTCATCGAGATGGCCATCCTGGCCACGAAGCTGGGGCGCCACATCATCCCGGTCGTGGAGCGCTTCCACGAGCTGGAGCTGATCATCCGCTACGCCCAGCGCTACCGGGTGCGCCCGCGCATCGGCATGCGCGTCAAGCTGTCCGCCAAGGGCGTGGGTCGGTGGGAGCACTCGGCCGGGGTGCGCGGCAAGTTCGGTCTGTCGGTGTCGGAGATCCTGCGCGGCATCGAGCTCCTGCGCACGCACGACATGCTCGACTGCCTGCAGCTCCTGCACTGTCACATCGGCTCGCAGGTCTTCGACATCCGCAGCATCAAGAACGCCGTGAGCGAGCTCGCACACGTGTACTGCGGGATGGTCAAGCAGGGCGCGCCCATGGGGTACCTGGACCTCGGTGGCGGCATGGGCGTCGACTACGACGGCTCCCAGTCCGCGAGCGAGTCGTCCATCAACTACACGGTGCAGGAGTACGCGACGGACGTCGTCTACCGCGTGCAGACGGTCTGTGACGACGCCGGCGTGGCACATCCGCACCTCGTGACGGAATCCGGACGGGCGCTGGTGGCCTACTCGTCCGTGCTGGTCTGCGACGTGCTCGGCGCCCGCCAGATGGACGCGCGCATCGACGTGCAGGCCCTGCACACCCTGGTGGAGACCGAGGGCGACGACGTCCCGCAGCCCCTGCTCGACCTGCTGGACGTGTACGAGCGGGTCGGCACGTCCGGCCTGGTGGAGCTCTACCACGACGCGTCGCACGCCCGCGAGGAGGCGATGACGCTGTTCGGGCTCGGCTACATGAGCCTGCCCGTGCGCGCCGCCACCGAGGAGCTGTTCTGGGCCATCGGGCGCAGCCTGCTCGACCGCGGCGGCACCGAGCTCCCGGACGAGCTGTCCGAGCTCCCCTCGCTGCTGGGCGACATCTACTTCTGCAACTTCTCGATCTTCCAGTCCGTGCCCGACTCCTGGGGCATCGATCAGATCTTCCCCATCGTGCCCGTGCACCGGTTGGACGAGGAGCCCACGCGCCGCGGCGTGCTGGCGGACCTGACCTGCGACTCCGACGGCAAGATCGACCGCTTCGTGGACCCCTACGAGGACAAGCGCACGCTGGAGCTGCACGAGTTGCGTCCCCTCCCCGGGACCGGCAACGGCCAGCCCGACACCGAGCCGTACTACCTCGGGGTCTTCCTGGTCGGCGCGTACCAGGAGATCCTGGGCGACCTGCACAACCTCCTCGGCGACACCCACGCGGTCCACGTGCGCATCGACGCCGACGGACAGCCGGTGATCGAGGAGGTGGTCGAAGGCGACAGCGTCGAGGAGGTCCTGCGCTACGTCCAGTACGACCCGCCCCTGATGAAGCAGGCGCTCCGGCGCGACGTGGAGCGGGCCATCCGGGACCGGCGCCTGACCGTCCAGGAGGGCCGCCACTTCCTGTCCGTCTACGATGCCGGGCTGGAGGGCTATACCTACCTGGAGACGGACGACGAGTAG
- a CDS encoding fumarylacetoacetate hydrolase family protein yields MSRPAARVATLIALVLAGWAPAPVWAQEGARYVRFALQGDTAYGRVDGSTVHVLSGDFLRGGTPTGSTHALQDVTLLAPVVPGKVIAVGLNYMSHLGDRGSATYPGLFAKYPSSISGPEADIVYPADATDLHYEGELVLVIGKGGKDIAPEDAWEHIFGATAGNDVSERAWQRDDLQWLRAKASDGFGPIGPVVATGLDYGDLLVETRVNGEVRQHQRTTDLIFDIPTIVSYVSRYVTLETGDLIFTGTPGTTRAVRPGDVVEVEVEGVGTIRNRVVADTRAPRP; encoded by the coding sequence ATGAGTCGTCCCGCCGCCCGTGTCGCTACGCTGATCGCGCTGGTGCTCGCCGGATGGGCTCCCGCTCCCGTCTGGGCGCAGGAGGGCGCGCGCTACGTCCGCTTCGCCCTCCAGGGCGACACCGCGTACGGACGGGTGGACGGCAGCACCGTGCACGTGCTGTCGGGCGACTTCCTGCGCGGGGGCACCCCTACCGGGAGCACCCACGCCCTGCAGGACGTGACGCTGCTCGCACCGGTGGTGCCGGGGAAGGTCATCGCGGTCGGGCTCAACTACATGAGCCACCTGGGCGACCGGGGCTCGGCCACCTATCCCGGTCTGTTCGCCAAGTATCCGAGCTCCATCAGCGGGCCCGAAGCGGACATCGTGTATCCCGCCGATGCCACCGACCTGCACTACGAGGGCGAGCTGGTGCTCGTGATCGGGAAGGGCGGGAAGGACATCGCGCCCGAGGATGCCTGGGAGCACATCTTCGGCGCCACGGCCGGGAACGACGTGAGCGAGCGTGCCTGGCAGCGCGACGACCTGCAGTGGTTGCGTGCGAAGGCCTCCGACGGATTCGGGCCCATCGGTCCGGTGGTGGCCACGGGCCTGGACTATGGCGACCTGCTCGTGGAGACCCGCGTCAACGGCGAGGTGCGCCAGCACCAGCGCACCACCGATCTGATCTTCGACATCCCCACCATCGTCAGCTACGTCAGCCGCTACGTGACGCTGGAGACCGGCGATCTGATCTTCACCGGCACGCCCGGCACCACGCGGGCCGTGCGGCCGGGGGACGTGGTGGAGGTGGAGGTCGAAGGCGTGGGCACGATCCGCAACCGCGTGGTGGCGGATACGCGGGCCCCGCGCCCGTAG
- a CDS encoding carboxypeptidase-like regulatory domain-containing protein: protein MKPALAGMVRVGAVRTPRPCVGGVLLLLGATLPGSAQTVTGRVVDGTTGTPVRDVTVSLLAENDRAGLSVTTDSTGSFALPLPHADTVRIRFAALAYEPVTSAPLAVSERETLTLDVRLAVDALELPPVVVSARRSDRGRRGLRDFDRRYASGQRTGEGRFLTREDLSEIAFLSHAFQRIPGLRYRYGAEGMQLGSRLCPAAVYLNGLPLRSTPVDDVWPEDLEAVEIYRRESEIPPDLMRPGVCTVVALWTRVDSTSGGRFWVRLGLLGALAGGFVWYVATN from the coding sequence GTGAAGCCCGCGCTGGCGGGCATGGTCCGGGTCGGTGCGGTTCGCACGCCTCGCCCGTGCGTCGGGGGCGTCCTGCTGCTGCTCGGCGCGACGCTCCCGGGCTCCGCGCAGACCGTGACCGGCCGGGTCGTGGACGGTACGACCGGGACGCCGGTGCGCGACGTGACCGTCTCGCTGCTGGCGGAGAACGACCGGGCCGGGCTGTCGGTCACCACCGACAGCACCGGCTCCTTCGCGCTGCCGCTCCCGCATGCGGATACGGTGCGGATTCGCTTCGCCGCTCTGGCCTACGAGCCGGTGACCAGCGCACCGCTGGCGGTGTCGGAGCGCGAAACGCTCACCCTGGACGTGCGCCTGGCGGTGGACGCGCTGGAGCTGCCTCCGGTGGTGGTCAGCGCGCGGCGCAGCGACCGCGGGCGGCGCGGCCTGCGCGACTTCGATCGGCGCTACGCGTCCGGGCAACGTACGGGCGAGGGGCGCTTCCTCACACGCGAGGACCTGTCTGAGATCGCCTTCCTGTCGCACGCGTTCCAACGCATCCCCGGGTTGCGGTATCGCTACGGTGCGGAGGGGATGCAGCTCGGCAGCCGGCTGTGTCCGGCGGCCGTCTACCTGAACGGCTTGCCGCTGCGCTCCACGCCCGTCGACGACGTGTGGCCGGAGGATCTGGAGGCCGTGGAGATCTACCGCCGCGAGTCCGAGATCCCGCCCGACCTGATGCGGCCGGGGGTGTGCACCGTGGTGGCCCTATGGACACGGGTGGACAGCACGTCGGGCGGTCGCTTCTGGGTGCGCCTGGGGCTGCTGGGCGCGCTGGCGGGTGGGTTCGTATGGTACGTGGCGACGAACTGA
- a CDS encoding carboxypeptidase-like regulatory domain-containing protein yields the protein MARHGRGRRVPFVVAVLALALAAPGSASAQRVEGRVVDQTRAAPIAAAAVTVLSEEGQPLLAVETDSSGFFSLPLTRGGTVRLQASALGYRTTAPTSVTVGPDERLEVEITLAVAALALEPLVITARGRDVSRAHRDFARRRARVRQTGFGRILEGEELETAFRLSTRLVTIGGLRRHRAPDGTLRLGDNRLCPGGVFLNGMYVGNPDLDELVFPSDLEGVEIYRSEAEIPPELSFAGGRPLCTVAALWTKVGETSDGRGFWVRMGILGGLIGSFLLLVAG from the coding sequence ATGGCGAGGCACGGCCGCGGGCGTCGAGTCCCGTTCGTCGTGGCCGTGCTCGCACTCGCACTCGCCGCACCCGGCTCCGCCTCGGCGCAGCGGGTGGAGGGCCGAGTGGTGGACCAGACCCGCGCCGCACCGATCGCGGCCGCCGCCGTCACGGTGCTGTCGGAGGAGGGACAGCCCCTGCTCGCCGTCGAGACCGATTCGTCCGGATTCTTCTCCCTGCCGCTCACGCGCGGCGGTACCGTCCGTCTGCAGGCCTCCGCGCTGGGCTACCGCACGACCGCGCCCACGTCCGTCACGGTGGGGCCGGACGAGCGGCTCGAGGTCGAGATCACGCTGGCCGTAGCGGCGCTGGCGCTCGAGCCGCTGGTGATCACCGCGCGCGGACGCGACGTCTCCCGGGCCCACCGCGACTTCGCCCGTCGACGCGCCCGCGTGCGCCAGACCGGATTCGGTCGCATCCTGGAAGGCGAGGAGCTGGAGACGGCCTTCCGGCTCTCGACCCGGCTCGTGACCATCGGAGGCCTGCGCCGGCACCGGGCGCCCGACGGCACGCTGCGGCTGGGCGACAACCGACTCTGCCCCGGAGGGGTGTTCCTGAACGGCATGTACGTGGGCAACCCGGACCTCGACGAGCTGGTCTTCCCCAGCGACCTGGAAGGCGTGGAGATCTACCGCAGCGAGGCGGAGATCCCGCCCGAGCTGTCCTTCGCCGGCGGTCGTCCCCTCTGCACGGTCGCGGCGCTCTGGACGAAGGTGGGCGAGACCAGCGACGGGCGGGGATTCTGGGTGCGCATGGGCATCCTGGGCGGCCTGATCGGCAGCTTCCTGCTCCTGGTGGCGGGGTGA
- a CDS encoding M28 family peptidase, with amino-acid sequence MRRRGTRIARALWLASVLGACDDTVPPGARVDRPSLSGEAAFERVRTQLDFGPRVPGQPGHAAQLAWMQAELAPLADTVVLQPFDAVTTSGDTLRLTNVIARFQPEATRRLLLLTHWDTRPRSDQASDPAQRDIPVPGANDGASGTAILLELAGLLATQAPPVGVDLLFVDGEDYGPTTADMFFGSRHYAATLPDDAHPVYAVLLDMVGDVDPSFPIEGYSADAARDLALRVWGVARDLGYEPWFPTRVGIRITDDHLPLLEKGIRAIDVIDFDYGPRNSWWHTPQDDLSHVSAATLGMVGEVVAEWVYRGG; translated from the coding sequence GTGAGGAGAAGGGGCACACGCATCGCCCGCGCGCTGTGGCTGGCGAGCGTGCTCGGTGCCTGCGACGACACGGTGCCCCCGGGGGCCCGCGTGGACCGGCCCTCCCTGTCGGGCGAGGCGGCCTTCGAGCGCGTGCGCACCCAGCTCGACTTCGGACCGCGCGTGCCGGGCCAGCCCGGTCACGCGGCCCAGCTGGCCTGGATGCAGGCGGAGCTCGCACCCCTGGCCGACACGGTGGTCCTGCAGCCCTTCGATGCCGTGACGACGTCGGGGGACACGCTGCGCCTGACCAACGTCATCGCGCGCTTCCAGCCCGAGGCCACGCGCCGGCTCCTGCTGCTCACGCACTGGGATACGCGTCCGCGCTCCGATCAGGCCAGCGACCCTGCGCAGCGCGACATCCCCGTCCCCGGGGCCAACGACGGCGCGTCCGGTACGGCGATCCTCCTCGAGCTGGCGGGCCTGTTGGCCACCCAGGCGCCGCCCGTCGGTGTGGACCTGCTCTTCGTCGACGGGGAGGACTACGGCCCCACGACCGCCGACATGTTCTTCGGCTCGCGCCACTACGCGGCCACGCTGCCCGACGACGCACATCCGGTCTACGCGGTGCTGCTCGACATGGTGGGCGATGTGGACCCATCCTTCCCGATCGAAGGCTACTCTGCGGACGCCGCGCGCGACCTCGCGCTCCGCGTGTGGGGCGTGGCGCGCGACCTGGGCTACGAGCCCTGGTTCCCCACGCGCGTCGGGATCCGGATCACCGACGATCACCTGCCCCTGTTGGAGAAGGGGATACGGGCCATCGACGTGATCGATTTCGACTACGGCCCGCGCAACAGCTGGTGGCATACCCCGCAGGACGACCTCTCCCACGTCAGCGCCGCCACCCTCGGCATGGTGGGCGAGGTCGTGGCCGAGTGGGTCTACCGCGGCGGCTGA
- a CDS encoding carbon-nitrogen hydrolase family protein, giving the protein MSPSSVRVAVVQPEAVYFDPERNLAEACAWIRRAGAERPDLILLPEAYVGGYPWGLRFGTAIGGRTEEGRTWFARYHAGAIDVPGPATAALGEAAREVGATVAIGVIERDSTFGGGTLYCTLLYFGPDGTLLGKHRKLKPTAGERTVWGEGDGSTLPVVDLPAGGRVGGLICWENYMPLARTAMYAKGVQIWVAPTADARDRWQATMRHIAVEGRCFVLGCNQFVTRSQYPDDPFLAAELGDRPDVLSPGGSVIVSPHGDVLAGPLLGEAGVLTATLDLGEIARARFDFDVVGHYARPDVFRLVVDETPHPPVAFSPDRA; this is encoded by the coding sequence GTGTCCCCATCGTCCGTTCGCGTTGCCGTGGTCCAGCCCGAGGCGGTCTACTTCGATCCCGAGCGCAACCTCGCCGAGGCCTGCGCCTGGATCCGGCGCGCCGGCGCCGAGCGCCCCGATCTGATCCTGCTCCCCGAGGCGTACGTGGGGGGCTATCCCTGGGGGCTCCGGTTCGGGACCGCGATCGGCGGGCGCACCGAGGAAGGGCGCACCTGGTTCGCGCGCTACCACGCGGGGGCCATCGACGTGCCGGGTCCGGCCACCGCCGCGCTGGGTGAGGCGGCGCGCGAGGTCGGCGCCACCGTGGCCATCGGCGTCATCGAGCGCGACAGCACCTTCGGTGGCGGGACGCTGTACTGCACGCTCCTCTACTTCGGGCCCGACGGCACGCTGCTCGGCAAGCACCGCAAGCTGAAGCCGACGGCGGGGGAGCGCACGGTCTGGGGCGAAGGGGATGGCAGCACCCTGCCGGTGGTGGACCTGCCCGCCGGAGGACGCGTGGGCGGCCTCATCTGCTGGGAGAACTACATGCCGCTGGCGCGCACGGCCATGTACGCCAAGGGCGTGCAGATCTGGGTCGCCCCCACCGCGGATGCGCGCGACCGCTGGCAGGCGACGATGCGCCACATCGCGGTCGAAGGCCGCTGCTTCGTGCTCGGGTGCAACCAGTTCGTGACGCGGTCCCAGTACCCGGACGATCCGTTCCTGGCCGCCGAGCTGGGGGACCGCCCCGACGTGCTGAGCCCGGGCGGCTCGGTGATCGTCTCGCCGCACGGGGACGTGCTGGCGGGCCCCCTGCTGGGGGAGGCCGGCGTGCTGACGGCCACGCTGGACCTGGGCGAGATCGCACGGGCCCGCTTCGACTTCGACGTGGTGGGCCACTACGCCCGCCCCGACGTCTTCCGTCTCGTGGTGGACGAGACGCCGCACCCGCCGGTGGCCTTTTCGCCCGACCGCGCCTAG
- the rocD gene encoding ornithine--oxo-acid transaminase: MTEATLERTARFLEEVERYSAHNYAPLPVVLEHGEGVWVHDVEGRRYLDMLSAYSAVNQGHRHPRIVAAAVEQLGRLTLTSRAFHNDQMGPFLRELCEHTGYARALPMNTGAEAVETAIKMVRKWGYTVRGVPDGQAEILVCAGNFAGRTTTVISFSSEEAYRTGFGPFTPGFRIVPYGDLDALAAAIGPHTVGFLVEPIQGEGGVVVPPDGYLRGAADLCRTHGVAFMADEIQTGLGRCGRMFCSAWEDVRPDVVMIGKALSGGVYPVSAVLADDALMDVFRPGDHGSTFGGNPLGAAIARAALAVLVDERLPERAAELGAWFMERLRDIGAPCVKDVRGRGLMIGVEVDGRARPYCEALMERGILAKETHTTVIRFAPPLVIERETLEWAADEIEAVLTA; this comes from the coding sequence ATGACGGAAGCGACACTCGAGCGCACCGCCCGCTTTCTCGAAGAGGTCGAGCGGTACAGCGCCCACAACTACGCCCCGCTGCCGGTCGTGCTGGAGCACGGCGAGGGGGTGTGGGTGCACGACGTCGAGGGGCGGCGCTACCTCGACATGCTCAGCGCCTACTCGGCCGTCAACCAGGGCCATCGCCACCCGCGCATCGTGGCCGCGGCCGTCGAGCAGCTGGGTCGCCTCACGCTCACGTCGCGGGCCTTCCACAACGACCAGATGGGGCCCTTCCTGCGCGAGCTGTGCGAGCACACCGGCTACGCCCGGGCGCTCCCGATGAACACGGGCGCCGAGGCCGTGGAGACGGCCATCAAGATGGTCCGCAAGTGGGGCTACACCGTGCGCGGCGTGCCCGACGGCCAGGCGGAGATCCTCGTGTGTGCGGGCAACTTCGCGGGGCGGACCACCACGGTGATCTCGTTCTCCTCCGAGGAGGCCTACCGCACCGGGTTCGGGCCGTTCACACCGGGCTTCCGCATCGTGCCCTACGGCGACCTGGACGCGCTCGCCGCCGCCATCGGTCCCCACACGGTGGGCTTCCTCGTGGAGCCCATCCAGGGCGAAGGCGGTGTCGTGGTCCCGCCCGACGGCTACCTCCGGGGCGCGGCCGACCTGTGCCGCACGCACGGCGTGGCCTTCATGGCCGACGAGATCCAGACCGGTCTGGGGCGCTGCGGACGCATGTTCTGCAGTGCGTGGGAGGACGTGCGGCCCGACGTGGTGATGATCGGCAAGGCGCTCTCGGGGGGCGTGTATCCTGTCTCGGCCGTCCTCGCCGACGACGCGCTCATGGACGTGTTCCGCCCGGGTGACCACGGCTCCACGTTCGGCGGCAACCCGTTGGGCGCGGCCATCGCCCGTGCTGCGCTCGCGGTGCTCGTGGACGAGCGGCTGCCCGAGCGCGCCGCGGAGCTCGGCGCCTGGTTCATGGAGCGGCTGCGGGACATCGGGGCACCGTGCGTGAAGGACGTGCGGGGACGCGGCCTCATGATCGGCGTCGAGGTGGACGGCCGTGCCCGGCCGTACTGCGAGGCCCTGATGGAGCGCGGCATCCTGGCCAAGGAGACGCATACGACCGTGATCCGCTTCGCGCCGCCGCTCGTGATCGAGCGCGAGACGCTGGAGTGGGCCGCGGACGAGATCGAGGCCGTGCTGACGGCCTGA
- a CDS encoding metallophosphoesterase, producing the protein MLDRLPQGPSFRVLVLGDWGTGDEGQRELARRMADVHADDPPDLVLTVGDNFYPDGVESVDDPKWARVFEEVYTEGFWDTVGIRPSLGNHDHRGSVDAQVEYSALDPRWDLPAPYYAFTRSVPGVGVLHFVALDTEPIDDEEPEARAQLAWLGGELGRPADWTVAFGHHPLASSGLHGPSDEMVEYALPYLQGNAHLYVAGHDHITEFAEVGGGLSNAVCGGGAGDDNATRVLAAPGSFLAFSGGGWCVLRFFADQMAVELYDAGGTLRFRRVLPREGDGAPTPDDEPASGAAAPTR; encoded by the coding sequence ATGCTCGACCGCCTGCCCCAGGGACCGTCCTTCCGCGTCCTGGTCCTCGGGGACTGGGGCACCGGAGACGAGGGGCAGCGGGAGTTGGCGCGCCGCATGGCGGACGTGCATGCCGACGATCCGCCGGACCTGGTCCTCACCGTGGGCGACAACTTCTATCCCGACGGCGTGGAGTCGGTGGACGACCCGAAGTGGGCGCGCGTCTTCGAGGAGGTGTACACCGAGGGCTTCTGGGACACCGTGGGCATCCGTCCGTCGCTCGGGAACCACGACCATCGTGGCTCGGTGGACGCGCAGGTGGAGTACTCGGCCCTCGACCCCCGCTGGGACCTGCCGGCGCCGTACTACGCGTTCACCCGCTCCGTGCCGGGCGTGGGCGTGCTGCACTTCGTGGCGCTGGACACGGAGCCCATCGACGACGAGGAGCCGGAGGCGCGGGCCCAGCTCGCGTGGCTCGGCGGCGAGCTCGGTCGGCCCGCCGACTGGACGGTGGCGTTCGGGCACCATCCCCTCGCCTCCAGCGGCCTGCACGGCCCGTCCGACGAGATGGTGGAGTATGCGCTTCCCTACCTGCAGGGGAACGCACACCTCTACGTGGCGGGGCACGACCACATCACCGAGTTCGCCGAGGTGGGGGGCGGGCTGTCGAACGCCGTGTGCGGGGGTGGCGCAGGGGACGACAACGCGACCCGTGTGCTCGCCGCACCCGGCAGCTTCCTGGCGTTCAGTGGGGGCGGATGGTGCGTGCTGCGCTTCTTTGCCGACCAGATGGCCGTGGAACTCTACGACGCCGGCGGGACGCTGCGCTTCCGTCGCGTGCTGCCCCGCGAGGGCGACGGCGCGCCCACACCCGACGACGAACCGGCTTCCGGAGCGGCGGCACCCACGCGCTAG
- a CDS encoding oxidative damage protection protein: METIQCQRCSREDAPKLARPPFRTELGERILASICQDCWQEWLQHQTLLINHYGLDPRDRKSRDFLYKQVEEVLLGGGRGEGIDTTQQGSIEW, encoded by the coding sequence GTGGAGACCATCCAGTGCCAGCGCTGCTCCCGCGAGGATGCGCCCAAGCTCGCGCGCCCGCCGTTCCGGACCGAGCTGGGGGAGCGTATCCTCGCGTCGATCTGCCAGGACTGCTGGCAGGAATGGCTGCAGCACCAGACGCTCCTGATCAACCACTACGGGCTCGATCCCCGGGACCGGAAGTCGCGTGACTTCCTCTACAAGCAGGTGGAGGAGGTGCTGCTGGGCGGGGGCCGCGGCGAAGGGATCGACACCACCCAGCAGGGATCGATCGAGTGGTGA
- a CDS encoding protein phosphatase 2C domain-containing protein, with product MVDRHPGPDGSIAVHMAPRLTALGRTHIGLVRGRNEDAFRVGDDHSFAIVADGMGGGPAGDVASRIAADAATAHLDGFRAALRGGQGGSASRSALLARAVGESVRLANQAVRARVLADPSFHGMGCTLTVAAVDPDTAVFAVGHVGDSRAYRVGRSGWQRLTQDHTLAQESVDEGRLTREAARTHPFGHVLTRVIGIDPDVDPQVTLGRLEPGDTLLLCTDGLIRVVEEDDVVARAGSGAALADIADALVHEAVEGGGPDNVTLVLLRADEDGG from the coding sequence TTGGTCGACAGACACCCCGGCCCGGACGGGAGCATCGCGGTCCACATGGCCCCACGGCTCACAGCACTGGGACGCACCCATATCGGGCTGGTCCGTGGGCGCAACGAAGACGCGTTCCGCGTCGGGGACGACCACTCGTTCGCGATCGTCGCCGACGGGATGGGCGGGGGACCTGCCGGGGATGTCGCCAGTCGCATCGCGGCCGACGCCGCCACCGCCCACCTGGATGGCTTCCGCGCCGCGCTCCGGGGGGGGCAGGGGGGGTCGGCGTCGCGCTCCGCCCTCCTGGCCCGGGCGGTCGGAGAATCGGTCCGGCTGGCCAACCAGGCGGTCCGGGCGCGCGTCCTGGCCGATCCGTCCTTCCACGGCATGGGTTGCACGCTCACGGTCGCGGCGGTGGATCCCGACACGGCCGTGTTCGCGGTGGGTCACGTCGGCGACAGCCGCGCCTACCGGGTCGGGCGCAGCGGATGGCAGCGACTCACCCAGGACCACACGCTGGCGCAGGAGTCCGTGGACGAAGGTCGGCTGACGCGCGAGGCCGCACGCACCCATCCCTTCGGCCACGTCCTCACCCGGGTCATCGGCATCGATCCCGACGTCGATCCCCAGGTCACGCTCGGGCGCCTGGAGCCGGGCGACACGCTGCTGCTGTGCACGGACGGGCTGATCCGGGTGGTCGAGGAGGACGACGTGGTGGCGCGCGCGGGATCGGGCGCGGCGCTGGCCGACATCGCCGACGCGCTCGTGCACGAGGCGGTCGAAGGGGGAGGCCCCGACAACGTGACCCTGGTGCTGCTCCGCGCGGACGAGGACGGCGGTTGA